A stretch of the Uranotaenia lowii strain MFRU-FL chromosome 3, ASM2978415v1, whole genome shotgun sequence genome encodes the following:
- the LOC129753540 gene encoding uncharacterized protein LOC129753540, translating into MAAEKKIQVMSYYRMIDSIELRAEKLLLFVRSFDTEKQESSLLEDKLESIDQMRSLLHETEVKLYGVIKEDEVGSLQMTIEKIEDLFDDIRHRVRKIIREIDPPKPISAPATIHSTQHLHTKLPDIPLPRFNGQLEDWLTFESQFNSLIKRRESLSESKKLFYLKAAIQDGSARHVQSSEDNFSSLWKALCSEFENKRLLVDRHIAQLFHLKPLVRESGSALRTLLSDVTRNIRALANLELK; encoded by the coding sequence ATGGCGGCTGAAAAGAAGATCCAGGTCATGTCCTATTATCGTATGATAGACTCCATTGAGTTACGAGCGGAAAAATTGCTTTTGTTTGTGCGTTCGTTTGATACCGAGAAGCAAGAAAGTTCACTTCTCGAAGACAAGCTTGAGTCGATTGACCAGATGCGTTCTTTATTGCATGAAACTGAAGTTAAATTATATGGGGTAATTAAGGAGGATGAGGTTGGGTCTCTGCAGATGACGATTGAGAAGAtagaagatttgtttgatgATATTCGTCACCGAGTTCGAAAGATTATCCGGGAAATTGATCCTCCCAAGCCGATAAGTGCCCCAGCAACTATCCATTCAACACAACACCTCCATACAAAATTGCCAGATATTCCTCTTCCCCGATTCAATGGCCAATTGGAAGACTGGCTGACATTCGAGTCCCAATTTAATTCTTTGATTAAGCGGCGTGAAAGTTTGTCAGAAAGTAAGAAGCTATTCTACCTGAAGGCTGCCATCCAAGATGGTTCAGCCCGTCATGTCCAGTCCTCCGAAGACAATTTTTCATCACTCTGGAAGGCATTATGTTCAGAGTTTGAGAATAAGCGATTGTTGGTAGATAGGCATATTGCTCAGCTGTTTCATCTGAAACCTTTAGTTCGCGAGTCTGGATCCGCATTACGAACTTTACTGAGTGACGTTACTCGTAACATAAGAGCTTTGGCTAATCTTGAGCTAAAATAA
- the LOC129753541 gene encoding uncharacterized protein LOC129753541, translated as MSEGNHYLSNCEDYLKLQLRDRISKVRSLGLCMNCFSNRHHVRDCKGSSCKKCGGRHHTTLHDNNANQPTQPTPTPRRTPEMPTTSSNALVASVACTNSQPKQYILYTAVCMIEDEFGNLISCRVLLDSGSMHNLISTRVVHALRLRKTMVNMSVEGISGAPKIISSQVRVKIHSTYKSDFTYSTECLVMSKITGNLPINSFNIDPGQIPSEIVLADPWFSQSRRIDMLLGIQVFHEMFTGQTHTIIENPPCWCEETVFGWVVGGAIERPEVDRTISNVCKIVTNEALSEQISRFWEAESIHEPRMLTHDERAAEQSFSDTCCRLENGRYEVGLPLRPSIKELGDSQVTEKRLIHDQDLYDQYREFMHDYEIQGHMIKCDTNCPEGYFLPHHAVLNLASTTTKTRVVFDASAAASRGGSLNDHLYVGPTIQPKLAEIVLRFRVPKIVFTADITQMFRQIRIRAEDQKYQQIFWRRQPNKSLEVFHLTTVTYGTACAPFMATRTLEQLCTDEKERFPLASKAGTEDVYMDDILSGADTLEDALNLQTQFVEMTQAGGFNLHKWASNHPELMRQIDNTEHERAFFENEKTTRTLGLTWQPRKDVFLTRLHEIEFHLGQTTKRTIYSDIAKLYDPLGLLGPLIFAAKVRMQKIWQLNVDWDEILARNDAEIWDVFRNQLKEMGEIVVPRCVFPHSNPRSVELHGFCDASSLGYGACVYVRSCDTINCKISLLTSKSRIAPLKNAKLTIPRLELSGTLVLARLISNITHNLKISFSRIILWSDSTTALSWIKTDPSRLKTYVSNRVIEIQELAKGIEWRYVGTHGNPADVIFRGLLPSEIRDCKIWWSGPNFLYHDEEDWPKRFQHIPTEQLPETKNPNMSLTVTDPPAMFYLFATENNFRKMQRIMGLVLRYIDHIRPKKDRQHRYGVLRIPELQRATVALTSIAQQETFPNEFSCLDAGKVIHSKSKLISLSVFLDRSEYVLRVGGRIRHAQLPESQKHPIILPATHCFTHAVIRAYHVEMLHAAQQLLLCGLRHQFWILHGRSTVRRVIRRCVTCMKAKPVGMQQKMGDLPIARLEGVHAFYNTGVDFAGPIYLRQHNKRGTVSYKAHVAVFVCFATRAIHLELVGDLTADSFIAALHRFVSRRSKCARLFSDNGLNFVGSRSKLREMYDLFQSQLLKDKLNDFCSKSAIEWNMIPPNAPHFGGLWEAGVRSAKYHLKRITGTANMNFEEYTTVLARIEALLNSRPITPLSEDPQDLRPLTPGHFLVGRPLTDIAEPRLVERKESTLSRWQRYSKMVQHFWDRWSHDHITTLQNRNKWHVRYPVKASQLVIIREDNVPTSAWRLGRIETTIPGPDGLVRVADVRVADGSKGTKVFRRPIAKLCLLPIEDNEVELEHDSEDGNENSENKKSD; from the exons ATGAGCGAA GGGAATCATTATTTGAGCAACTGCGAAGACTATCTGAAGCTACAATTACGCGATCGTATCTCGAAGGTGCGCAGTCTTGGATTGTGCATGAACTGTTTCAGTAACCGACATCATGTTAGAGACTGCAAGGGGAGCTCCTGCAAGAAATGTGGAGGCCGTCACCACACTACGTTGCATGATAACAATGCTAACCAGCCAACTCAACCAACACCTACCCCGCGTAGGACCCCTGAGATGCCTACAACGTCCTCAAATGCGCTAGTAGCTTCCGTTGCATGTACTAATTCGCAGCCAAAACAGTACATTCTCTATACCGCAGTTTGCATGATAGAAGACGAGTTTGGAAATTTGATCAGTTGTCGTGTTTTGCTCGACAGTGGGTCGATGCATAATTTAATATCCACGCGTGTGGTACACGCGTTGCGCTTGCGAAAGACGATGGTGAACATGTCCGTTGAAGGTATTTCCGGTGCGCCTAAGATTATTTCGAGTCAAGTCAGAGTAAAGATCCATTCCACCTACAAGTCAGACTTCACCTACAGCACAGAATGTTTGGTCATGAGCAAAATTACAGGAAACTTGCCAATCAATTCGTTCAATATTGATCCTGGGCAAATTCCGTCAGAGATAGTACTCGCAGATCCGTGGTTTAGTCAATCACGAAGAATTGATATGCTTCTTGGAATACAAGTGTTCCATGAAATGTTTACTGGGCAAACCCATACCATAATTGAAAATCCTCCTTGTTGGTGCGAAGAAACCGTCTTTGGTTGGGTAGTAGGTGGTGCTATTGAAAGACCAGAAGTTGATCGAACGATCTCTAATGTCTGTAAGATCGTTACGAATGAGGCGTTGAGTGAGCAAATTAGCAGATTTTGGGAAGCCGAGTCCATTCATGAGCCCCGAATGTTGACTCACGACGAAAGAGCCGCAGAGCAAAGTTTTTCCGATACTTGCTGCCGATTGGAAAATGGTCGCTATGAAGTAGGTCTGCCATTGAGACCCAGTATAAAGGAATTAGGTGACAGTCAGGTGACAGAAAAACGATTGATTCACGACCAAGATCTTTACGACCAGTACCGAGAATTTATGCATGACTATGAAATCCAGGGCCATATGATTAAGTGTGACACCAATTGCCCAGAAGGATATTTTCTGCCACACCATGCGGTGCTTAATTTGGCAAGCACCACGACGAAGACGCGTGTCGTTTTTGATGCGTCTGCAGCAGCTTCGAGGGGAGGTTCCCTGAATGATCACTTGTACGTTGGCCCTACCATTCAGCCCAAGCTCGCCGAAATCGTGCTACGATTTCGGGTGCCCAAGATTGTATTTACGGCAGATATTACGCAGATGTTCAGGCAAATTAGAATCCGAGcagaagatcagaagtaccAACAGATATTTTGGCGTCGCCAGCCGAACAAATCTTTAGAGGTGTTCCACTTGACGACAGTAACGTATGGGACAGCCTGTGCGCCTTTTATGGCTACAAGAACGCTCGAGCAGCTTTGCACGGATGAAAAAGAGCGTTTCCCCTTAGCGTCGAAGGCGGGAACCGAAGATGTCTACATGGATGACATCTTGAGTGGAGCGGACACGTTAGAAGATGCCCTGAACCTGCAGACTCAATTCGTCGAAATGACCCAGGCCGGTGGGTTCAATCTCCATAAGTGGGCGTCGAATCATCCCGAATTAATGAGGCAAATTGATAATACTGAGCATGAAAGAGCGTTtttcgaaaatgagaaaaccaCAAGAACTTTGGGTTTAACCTGGCAACCCAGAAAGGACGTATTTTTGACCAGATTGCACGAAATTGAATTCCACCTGGGACAGACGACAAAAAGAACCATATATTCTGATATCGCCAAGCTTTACGACCCACTGGGACTGCTGGGTCCGTTGATTTTCGCTGCGAAAGTACGAATGCAGAAAATCTGGCAACTGAACGTAGACTGGGATGAAATATTGGCACGAAACGACGCTGAAATCTGGGATGTTTTCCGTAACCAGCTGAAAGAGATGGGTGAAATAGTTGTTCCTCGTTGTGTTTTTCCCCATTCGAACCCGCGATCTGTTGAATTGCATGGATTTTGTGACGCCTCCAGTCTGGGATATGGAGCTTGCGTCTATGTTAGATCTTGTGATACGATAAACTGTAAAATTTCCCTCCTTACCTCAAAATCTCGAATCGCACCCTTAAAGAACGCTAAACTCACGATACCGCGCTTAGAGCTAAGCGGGACGCTTGTACTTGCACGATTGATTTCCAATATAACGCACAACCTTAAGATTTCATTTTCCAGAATCATTCTCTGGTCCGATTCCACCACAGCACTTTCCTGGATCAAGACCGACCCTAGCCGACTCAAAACCTACGTAAGCAACCGAGTCATCGAGATACAAGAGTTGGCTAAAGGCATTGAATGGAGATACGTGGGGACGCATGGCAATCCAGCAGATGTAATATTTCGAGGATTGTTGCCTTCCGAGATACGAGATTGCAAAATCTGGTGGTCAGGCCCGAACTTCCTGTACCACGACGAAGAAGATTGGCCTAAAAGATTCCAGCACATCCCGACCGAGCAACttccggaaacgaaaaacccaAACATGAGCCTCACAGTTACTGACCCTCCTGCCATGTTTTACCTGTTTGCGACGGAGAACAACTTTAGAAAAATGCAGCGAATAATGGGATTAGTTCTACGGTACATCGACCACATACGACCCAAGAAAGACCGACAGCATCGATACGGCGTCCTACGTATTCCAGAGCTACAACGAGCGACGGTTGCATTGACCAGTATTGCGCAACAAGAGACATTCCCCAACGAATTCAGCTGCCTCGACGCCGGAAAGGTAATTCACAGTAAAAGTAAACTAATCAGCTTATCTGTGTTTTTAGATCGATCAGAATATGTTCTGCGAGTGGGGGGTCGAATTCGTCACGCACAACTGCCCGAAAGTCAGAAGCATCCTATTATTCTGCCAGCCACGCACTGTTTCACTCACGCCGTGATTCGTGCGTATCACGTTGAGATGTTGCATGCCGCTCAACAGCTTCTTCTTTGCGGATTACGCCATCAATTTTGGATTCTGCATGGCCGCAGTACGGTGCGAAGGGTTATTCGCCGGTGTGTCACTTGCATGAAAGCAAAACCGGTAGGAATGCAGCAGAAAATGGGTGATCTACCCATTGCGCGATTGGAAGGTGTGCATGCATTCTACAACACTGGGGTAGATTTTGCCGGACCGATCTACCTGCGACAGCATAACAAGCGTGGGACTGTTTCGTACAAAGCACATGTGGCGGTCTTTGTATGCTTTGCTACACGTGCGATCCATCTAGAGCTAGTGGGCGATTTGACAGCGGATTCCTTCATCGCCGCACTACACCGATTTGTGTCCCGTCGGAGCAAGTGTGCCAGATTGTTCTCCGACAACGGTCTCAACTTTGTGGGCAGCCGCTCAAAGTTACGAGAAATGTACGACCTGTTTCAGTCCCAGCTCCTGAAGGATAAATTGAACGACTTTTGCTCCAAGTCAGCCATCGAATGGAACATGATCCCACCTAATGCCCCACACTTTGGCGGACTGTGGGAAGCCGGTGTGCGCTCTGCCAAGTACCATCTTAAGCGCATCACTGGAACAGCGAACATGAACTTCGAAGAATACACTACAGTGTTGGCCCGCATCGAAGCGCTGCTCAACTCGCGGCCTATCACTCCGCTGTCCGAGGACCCACAAGATTTGCGACCTCTGACTCCTGGTCATTTTTTGGTCGGCCGCCCTCTGACAGACATCGCAGAACCGAGACTGGTCGAACGCAAGGAATCAACACTATCCCGCTGGCAACGTTATTCGAAAATGGTCCAACATTTCTGGGATCGTTGGTCTCATGATCACATCACGACGCTACAGAACCGCAACAAGTGGCATGTGCGGTACCCTGTGAAAGCTAGTCAACTGGTCATCATTCGAGAAGACAACGTGCCGACATCAGCGTGGCGTCTCGGCAGAATTGAAACGACTATTCCTGGTCCCGATGGTTTGGTGCGCGTCGCAGATGTGCGTGTTGCTGATGGGTCCAAAGGTACCAAGGTATTCCGACGTCCGATAGCCAAACTGTGCCTGCTGCCAATCGAGGACAACGAGGTAGAACTTGAACACGACTCCGAAGATGGCAACGAGAATtccgaaaataagaaaagtgattga